One Rhizobiales bacterium GAS188 DNA window includes the following coding sequences:
- a CDS encoding transcriptional regulator, MarR family: MAPTTTRHSLLVTRDLSAPYVLEAQIGHLLRRAHQRHVAIFLDSMGEDGPTPTQFAALVKLAEAGEVSQNRLGRLTAMDPATIKGVVSRLAERGLIERAADPHDQRRVTLRLSGQGSELVAGLLDRARQATAATLAPLSPLEQRRLVALLGKIA; the protein is encoded by the coding sequence ATGGCACCGACAACCACTCGCCACTCGCTACTCGTTACTCGCGACTTGAGCGCCCCTTATGTGCTCGAGGCCCAGATCGGGCACCTGTTGCGCCGCGCCCATCAGCGCCATGTGGCGATCTTCCTCGATTCCATGGGCGAGGACGGGCCGACGCCGACCCAGTTCGCCGCGCTGGTGAAGCTCGCAGAGGCGGGCGAGGTGTCGCAGAACCGCCTCGGCCGCCTCACCGCCATGGATCCAGCCACCATCAAGGGCGTGGTGTCGCGCCTCGCCGAGCGCGGCCTGATCGAGCGAGCCGCCGATCCGCACGACCAGCGCCGCGTCACCTTGCGCCTGAGCGGGCAGGGGAGCGAGCTGGTGGCCGGCCTTCTCGACAGGGCACGCCAGGCGACAGCCGCGACGCTCGCGCCGCTTTCGCCTCTCGAGCAGCGACGCCTCGTGGCCCTGCTCGGCAAGATCGCCTGA